The Streptomyces collinus DNA segment GTGCCATCGCGGAGACGCCGTCGCCCAACCTGTGGATCTGGTTCCCGCGACAAGGACGGCTCGGTGGTCGTGTTCCCTGCGCTGGCCGCATAGGCGTGAGCGCGCTCGCCGCGGCTCGGTGCGTCGTGCGGGGTCGTCCGACACCTCGAGCTCGACGGTGGCTCTCCTCGCTTCGGCCGGCACCGTGAGTGACGGCAGGACGGCAGTGATTCCCGCATTCCTGCCGTCCTGGCGAGACCAGCCCCCACCAGCACGGCGACGGCCGACTGCGTGTCCACGCTCAGCGCACCCTTGACCCGCCGTTCAGCCGGGGGCAGTGGCATTCCCTGGTCGGCTTGCTACTGATCCGCGCCTGTGGAGATGCACCCGGTGCCTGGACCGTCACCGACCCCGTCGATGCCGGCGGCACCAACTTCGCAGCGGGGCCGGCGACCGTGGTGTAAGGCAAAGCGCTGTCCGCCTCCGTGACTTGCCGAGACCACCTTGATGGCTTCGGGACGCATCCGCCCCCCTGTTCGCGATGGCGGCCTTCGAGGCGACGCATACGGGATTCCTGGTGGCTCATCTCTTTCCCTCCTCGCTCAAACCGTGATCTCGGCTATGGCCCGCGCCGCCACGACCTGTTGGTATCGAACTGTTGTTCTCCAGGAGAGAGGTCACAGGTTGATACCCGCCACTGCAAGAAGACGTCGCTTAACCGTCGGTGCGATCCTCGCGATCGTCATCGGGTCCGGTGCCCCCGGCATCAGCCATGCGGTCGGCTCCGACAGCCCTCCCGCCGTTCACGGTCCCGGCGCACGGACCGTCGCGGCCGCCGAGCCGAACACTCCCAACGGCCCCGAAGTCGGCCCGCCGTTCACGAAGACCAACAACGTGTGGCAGACCGACACCACCACACCGACGTTACGCAACACGGTCATCGCCCCCAGCGGTCACAAGACCACCGCCACGTTCGAGGTCCACACCACCGATTCCAGCGGCAAGCCCACGGCCACGGTCGTCAAGCTGACCGACGAGAACCAGTGGGGCGTCCTCGTCTCCGGCGAGGTGACCGCCGGCAAACCGGCCTCCGTCAAGGTTCCGGCCGGCAAACTCAAGAACGGTGTCACCTACGCGGTCCGCTCCTCCGGGTACGACGTCACCAGCAACGTGTACGAGAGCGACTGGTCCCCGTACTCCACCTTCAAGATCAACGTCCCCCCGGCCGAGAAGCCGTACGTCACCTTCCCGGCACCACAGGCCACGTCCGGCATCGACTCGCTCGCGCAGACCCCGGTCGAATTCACGCGTACCGATCCCGGCCCGATCAGGGGACTGCGCGGGGATGACACCTCCCGGAGATGCTCCGCCCCGGACGCAGACGGTCGGAAGGTGTGCATCGAGATCAGTCGTGACGCGCCGACTGCCGAAGACGCGGCGGTCGCCAAGAGGGCGATGAGGCAAGCTCTTCGGGGCGCCGATCTGGTCTCGTGGTGCGCCGCGAAACCCGACGGCAAGGACTACATGAACCGGGGCGAGGCGTGCCTCAAGAACGTCGGCTACGCGACCCTGATCTTCGTCGACGCCGATGACCTGCCGAGGTTCGGCACCGCCACGTTCGCGCTGTCCCAGCAGATCAAGCTGTACAACAGGAAGTCGGACACCGGCACGGACCGTGCGGAGTTCGACCAGCAGCTCACCGTGGTCCCGACGCAGATCGACGCCGCGACCGAGGGCGTTCACCTCACCTGGCAGCCGGGCGACAACTGCAAGGACTGCACCAGCTCGCAGGTCAAGTGGTCGAGCAACGACGGCCTCAACACCACGCCGCACTGGGCGATTGGCGAAGTCGGCGCCCCGTACGCCATGACAGCGAAGAGTCAGACGATCTGGAACGGCACCGGCAAGGAGCAGTTCGACCTCGGCTGGAGCCTCCTCGGTTCGGTCGACGCCGGCAACGCTCACGCGCAGACCAGCCTCGGCACCAGCGGCGACGTCCGTGTCCGGGAACTGGCGCCGCGCTGTGACGACATCGCCGGAGGCAGCATCAAGACCGGCTGTGTCTTCCCGTACTTCAAGCCCACCTGGACGGTGGACACCAACCTGTACCCGGCGGCCGGTGCCTACTACTGGCTGCTGCAGGAGAAGCTTCCCTCCCACCCCGGCAGCCGGAAGTGGGACTCCCTCGTCACCTACCTCGGCCCCGGCAACAACGCCGATCCGGATGGCGGTGACTGGACCAACGACGACAGCCGCGGCATCGTCTGCCCCACGGGAACCAGCGGTTTCAAGCCCAACCCCGCCACGCCCGACGGATCGTGCGACGAGTACGCGCCCGCGAGTACGTACCAGAGCGGCGGCATGCCGAAGGGCCCGAACCAGGTTGCTTCCGGTAAGGAGTGCGCACAGCTCTACACCAAGCCCATGACCGGCGGCACGTGGGGACTGCTTGCCGAGAACCGTGACGGCTACACCGGCCCGAAGTGGAACGAGAAGTGTGGCCGTGGATCCGTTCCCACGGATCAGAACACCGGCGCCTTCCGTGACCTCGGCATCAAGTTCGTTCCCCAGATGCGGCTGCTCGACAAGGACGGGTTCTTCATCAGCGATCCCGGCTTCGAGCACTGTAAGAACGCCGACACGGTCTGCGCGTGGAAGAAGGTCGGCTGAACTGACCTGACCTCTGACTGACCAAGCATGTGGCCGGAGCATCCAGTGGTGCTCCGGCCACGGTGCTATGCGAAGCGCGTCCAGTCCGGATCCCGCGGATGCGCCGGACCGTCCCACACCAGGGCCTGATCGACGAGGCCGGGCACCTTCGTGTCCTGGTGTCCGTCCGCGTACTCCACACCCCGGTTCTCGTACAGGGCGTCGGCGACTTCGATGAGGTAGTCGGCAAACGACGGCCACACGCCCAGCTTGGGAATGCCGGCCTCTTCGAAGGTGCCGATCCGTCCGTACCCCGGCCCTGGCGTGCAGTCCGTGAACAGCCCGTACAGACCGCTGCGGTCGGTCGCGGCGAACGCCAGGTATCGCACCACGGGGTCGTCCGGCATACCGATCGTGTGAGGGCCTTCATCCCAGTACGGCAGATGCTGCACGGGAGGTATCCCATGCTTCCTCGGCAACAGCCAGGCCGTCTCCTGTCCTTGTGGGGGGAGTCCGGTCTCGGGTTCGGGTGTCCAGCCGAAGTCACCGGGGTGACCCGTCCCGTTGCGGAGGCGGTAGAACGCCTTGAGGCCCGGTGGGACGGTGAGGTCGAGTTCCTGCTCGACCTCACGGACGTCGGCCTCTGGGGCGGGCGGAGGAAGCATCCGGTAGGAGCGCGGAGCGTGCTGCTCCAGCCACTTCTCGATCCTCGCCCAGGCGCCCGTTACAGCCTGCTCCTGCTGCTGATCGTCCGTCATACCCGTGACCTTACGGGTCTCACGCCGCTCCTCGGCAACCTTGCGAATCTCTCCCGCTGCACAAAGCCTGAAGCCGAAGCGCACGTGCGGCTCGACGCGCCCGGTGCGTCGTCGGTCCGGTGAGCCGGCGTTCGTCCGCGTGAACGTGTGGTCACGGGTGCGGCGGCAGGCCGGCAGCTTGGCAGGTTGATCGAGAAGGGGCCTGGCGGCGGGCCTTATCGGCCGCTCGACGCGGCGGCCACGACCGCTCACACCGTGTTGCCGGGACCCTCGCGGCGGTCGGTGACGCCCCAGTCGTCGGCCAGGGCGGCGACGAGGAGGAGGCCGCGGCCGGACTCGGAATCGGGGTCCGTGGCGGTCGTGGCGACGGGTCGGCGTTCCGCGCGGGTGTCGGAGACCTCCACGCGCAGCCGCCGACAGTCCGCCTCGGCGGCCAGCCGGAGGCGGGGTGCCGGTGTGGGGCTGGAACGGGAGGTGTCAACTCTGCGGACAGGCAATGCCGTTGTCCGCTCGTAGCGGCCGTCCCGAGGGGAACGCCGTCGCCGTGGTCCGCGAGGACGACGGGAGGGTCGCCGAGGGGATGGTGGTCTCGGTGGACGGTGAGAAGTTCATCGCGTCCGTTCACTCACCCAACGACCGCTCGGGGCAGCCGTTGGGCCTGGGTGACTTCCGGGTGGTGTCGACCTCGGGGGAAGGGGCCGCGATCCCTGTCTCCGCTGATTCCTTGACCAGCGCCACGGTGTTCCTGGAGTGGCGGTGGGAAGCACGCGGGTGCGGGTGTACAGGCGGGGGCTGTACGGGGGAGGGGCGGAGGGCTCGTCCCCGGTACGGGGGAAGCGGGCTGAAGTGGCGCGAGAGCCACGGTGCGTGCCGGGACCGTCCACGCGGCTGCCACCGCCGAGGTACCCCCGTCGGGGCGATCGCCCGAACCGCCGGCCGTGACCGCATCCCCTGTCCGCATGGCCTCCTGCAGGGGCCGCGAGTCCGCGGTCAGTGGACGGTGTTACTTTCCGCGACATGACCGATCACGCGCTACGGCTGCTGCGGCAGGACCGCCGCCTGGCCGAACTGGCCGCCTTTCCCTTCGACTTCGACCTGGACCGCGCCGCCCACGGTCATGTCGAGGAGGTCCGCCTCGCCTCGGGCGGGCCGCTGGAGACGGTGGCCGGGGACGACACCGGCGGCACGTACTTCGTGTGCGCGGACGGCTCGGTGCTCTACGCCGACTCGGAGGGCGCTGCGGGGATCGTCGGCTCCAGCGTCGACGAGGCCCTGGAGCTCGTGATCGGCCTGCCCGGCTGGCGCGGCTACACGCGTCTGTCGCCGGACGACGGTGAGGAGAAGATCCTGGCGTGCGTCGCGGAGACCGAGGACGAGATCCGTGAGTGCTACGGGATCGACGAGGAGCGGGCCGAGCTCCGTACGGCGCTGGGCTTCCCGGAACGCTCCCCGGTCGAGCTGGTGGGCAGACTGCGTGCCGCGCTGCTGCGCACCGAGCCGGACTTCGTCCTGCTCAACGCGGATGAGGGGTGCGCGTATGACCGGTTGGGCCCGGCCGGTCCCCCGCTGTGGGAGCCCGTGCTCGCGGCGGGCCGCGCCGATCTCGCCCGCCTGCGGGAGGGCGACCACACGGCATGGCGTGAAGTCGCCGAGGACCCGGTCCGGCGCCGGCTCACCCTGCGGGCCGCGCAGTTCGACCGCGCCGAGGGCGATCTGGAGTTGCTGCGGCATCTGCTGCGGCGCGAGACACGGTCGTCGATGACGGACGAACTGCGGCTCGCTGCCGTGCTGGTGGGGCTGCACGGGGACACCGGAGATCTGCCGCTGCTGCTCGAAGTCCGGGAGACGGACTTCGACACGGCGTGCGGCCTGGGCGGTATGCCGGAACCGGGTGCGAGCGCGGACGAGTTGCGCCAGTGGGCGCGGGAGCTCGACGAGTCGATGTTCGGGACGGACCCGGCGGACGAGCCGGTCTCCACATGGACCGACCTGGCGCGGGACCAGGGGATGACGGACCTCGCGCGGGTGACGCTGATCCGCGAACTCGACAGCATCGTCATGGACCAGAGCAGACTCCGCCGCCCCGGGGCGCCCCGCACCCTGGCCACGGCTCCGCTGAGCGGGCTCGCCCAGGACTTCGAGGAACTCGGCGACCTTCCCCAGGCGCTGCGCGCCCAGCGCCTGTACGCCGCTCTCCAGGAGACGGCATGGGACCGGGTCTCAGCGCGGCACACCCTCGCCCGCTTGGAACGGGAGGCGGGCCGGCTGCCGCAGGCGCTGGACAGCCTGGCTGCCGTGCGCGACGCCCTGGCCACCCCGGGCGACGACTCACTGCGCCACTGGCAGCGGGTCAACCTCGGCCGTTTCATCGCCGAGGAGCACTACCGGCTCACCCTCGCCCTGGCCGACGCGGGCCGCTCCGAGGAGGCCCGTGCCCTCCTCACCGCCGCCGACGCCGTACTCGGCGAACTCTCGGACAACGCCGCCAAGGGCGTCCGCGAGCTAGCCGAGCGGACCGCTGCACGCGTGCGGGAGGTCGACTGAGGACGGGCACGGCGGGCGGCTGGCCCGCCAGGAAGCAGGGGCTGCCGAAGCAGCCTCCTCGGTCGCTGCTTCGAGCAATGCACCACCGTCAGCGTGGCATTCTCCGAGCTCGCCGACGGGGAGAACGCCCGGACCACCGACGTGGAGTGGT contains these protein-coding regions:
- a CDS encoding ATP-binding protein, with the translated sequence MPVRRVDTSRSSPTPAPRLRLAAEADCRRLRVEVSDTRAERRPVATTATDPDSESGRGLLLVAALADDWGVTDRREGPGNTV
- a CDS encoding SMI1/KNR4 family protein, whose protein sequence is MTDDQQQEQAVTGAWARIEKWLEQHAPRSYRMLPPPAPEADVREVEQELDLTVPPGLKAFYRLRNGTGHPGDFGWTPEPETGLPPQGQETAWLLPRKHGIPPVQHLPYWDEGPHTIGMPDDPVVRYLAFAATDRSGLYGLFTDCTPGPGYGRIGTFEEAGIPKLGVWPSFADYLIEVADALYENRGVEYADGHQDTKVPGLVDQALVWDGPAHPRDPDWTRFA